The genomic DNA TGATCGTTTTGCACTTGCAGCAGGTGCGCCACTTCCGGCGCGCCAGTCAGTTCGTTCATGATGCCCATTTCGTCTGGCCTCAATGCTTGATGTTCTGTTCGTGAAGCCCGCACTCTTTCGAGTCCTTGCTCTCCCACCACCACCGTCCGGCGCGCACATCCTCGCCCGCGCGCACGGCACGCGTACAAGGCTCGCAGCCGATGCTGGGGTAGCCCTTGGCATGCAGCGCGTTAACCGGCACGTTATGTCGCTTCAAATAAGCCCAGACCTCAGCCTCCGACCAGTCGGCGAGCGGGTTGAACTTGGGAATGCCGCGCGCTTCGTCGATTTCCTCGAACGGCAGCTCCGAGCGCGTCACCGCCTGCTCGCGGCGCTGGCCGCTCAGCCAGGCGTCGGCGTGGGACAGCGCGCGGTTCAGCGGCTCCACCTTGCGGATGCCGCAGCAGCTCTTGCGCAGGTCCACGCTGTCGTAGAACGCGTTCAGCCCATGGTTCTTCAGGTAGTTCTCGACGGCCTCGGGGTCCGGCGTGAAGCGCTCGATGTCATAGCCGTAATGCGCCTTGACTTCATCCAGCACTGCCAGCGTTTCCGCATGCAGGCGGCCGGTTTGCAACGTGAACACGCGGATGCCGGCGCGCACCTGCTCGGTGCCGCGCAGGATGGCGTCCGTCACCACCATGTCTTCCGCCGCCAGGCTGGAAGCAAAGCGGGCCCGGAAGAAGCGGCCGGCGATTGTCGCCAGGCGCTGGCCCAGCTCACGCTCCTTGGCCTCCAGATCCGCCACGCTGCCGGTGTACTCCGGCGCGGTCCACAGCGCCGGGGGACGCAGTGACGAGACCGGAGCCTCGATGATTGCAATCTCGCTCATGCCGTTTCCTTGCCCAGCGCTTCGGCGCGGTTGCGGCGGAACAGCGGCAGCGGCTCATCCACCGATGCCTGGTAGGCCACGGTGAACTCGGTGAAGCCCTTGATGGCGTCCTCGATGTTCTTGTCCGCGCGCACCGCGAAGGTGTCGAAGCCGCAGCGCTTCATGAAGTTCAGCTGGTCGCGCAGCACGTCGCCGATGGCGCGCAGCTGGCCGGACCAGTTGTAGCGGGTGCGCAGCAGGTAGGCGGTGGAGAAGCCACGGCCATCGCGGAACACGGGGAAATCCACCGCGACCACGGCCACGCTGGCAAACGCGGCCTGCGCGTCGGCCGGCTCGTCTTCCGGCGCCAGCCAGATGCCGGTGATGTCGGCAGCGCGGCCGGCCAAAACGCCGTCCTTGTGCGCCAGCCAGGCGGTCAGCGGGAACAGCACCGCATCCTTGCCTTGTGCGGCGGCGACGATTTGTTCGTCGGTCAGGGCCGCGCCCTCGGCACCGCGCAGCACCGTCCATGCATCGTCGATGATGACCGGAACCGGGTTGGCGCCTTCGCCGCGTTGCAGTTGAATAATCTTTGCCATGTCGTTATCTCCGGTGCTCAGGCTTCGGCGCGTTCGCGCTGCTTGTCGGCGTAGACGCGTTCCTTGAACGGGGCAATGCCGATACGGCCCAGCACGTCGATGAAGCGTTCGTCGTCATGGCGGTTAGCCACATAGGTGTCGATGATGCGCGACACCACGTCCGGCATTTCGTCCGCCTTGAACGACGGGCCGATCACCTTGCCGATGGCGCTCTTGTTGCCTTGCGCGCCGCCCAGCGTGACCTGGTACCACTCCTCGCCGTCCTTATCCACGCCCAGCACGCCGATGTTGCCAACGTGGTGGTGGCCGCAAGCGTTGATGCAGCCCGAGATGTTCAGCGAGATCTCGCCCAGGTCGTGCACGTAGTCCAGGTTGTCGAAACGCTCCTGGATGGCCTGCGCGATGGGGATCGACTTGGCATTGGCCAGCGAGCAGAAATCGCCGCCCGGGCAGGCGATGATGTCGGTCAGCAGGCCGATGTTGGCGGTAGCCAGGCCGCCCTTCTTGGCCTCTTGCCACAGCGCGTACAGGTCGCGCTTCTTCACGTCCGGCAGCACCAGGTTCTGCTCGTGCGCCACGCGCAGCTCGCCGTAGCCGTAGCGGTCGGCCAGGTCGGCGACCAGGTCGATCTGTGCATCGGTAGCGTCGCCCGGGGGCGAGGCAATGCCCGGCTTGGTCGACAGCGTGATCGCGGCGTAGCCCGGCACCTTGTGCGCATGCACGCTGCGGCTCACCCAGCGGGCGAAGGCCTTGTCTTCCAGCAGGTGCTTTTCATACGAGGCGTCGGTGTCCGGCAGC from Cupriavidus sp. D39 includes the following:
- a CDS encoding phosphoadenylyl-sulfate reductase, with amino-acid sequence MSEIAIIEAPVSSLRPPALWTAPEYTGSVADLEAKERELGQRLATIAGRFFRARFASSLAAEDMVVTDAILRGTEQVRAGIRVFTLQTGRLHAETLAVLDEVKAHYGYDIERFTPDPEAVENYLKNHGLNAFYDSVDLRKSCCGIRKVEPLNRALSHADAWLSGQRREQAVTRSELPFEEIDEARGIPKFNPLADWSEAEVWAYLKRHNVPVNALHAKGYPSIGCEPCTRAVRAGEDVRAGRWWWESKDSKECGLHEQNIKH
- a CDS encoding DUF934 domain-containing protein, which gives rise to MAKIIQLQRGEGANPVPVIIDDAWTVLRGAEGAALTDEQIVAAAQGKDAVLFPLTAWLAHKDGVLAGRAADITGIWLAPEDEPADAQAAFASVAVVAVDFPVFRDGRGFSTAYLLRTRYNWSGQLRAIGDVLRDQLNFMKRCGFDTFAVRADKNIEDAIKGFTEFTVAYQASVDEPLPLFRRNRAEALGKETA